The uncultured Eubacteriales bacterium region TGCCTTCTTCCTTATCAACACCATGGACGCGGAGGCATGGGCCTGGAACGCCGACCTGTTCGGCTCCGGCAATCTGTTTGTGGGCATGATTGTGGCGCTGCTGTCCGGAGAGCTCTACCGGGTCATCGTGCAGAAAAAGCTGGTCATCAAGCTGCCCGGCTCGGTGCCGCCCTCGGTTTCCCGGGCATTTACCTCCCTGGTGCCCGCCCTCGCCATTTTGGTGAGCGCGCTGGTCATCAAGCTCCTCTTCCGCCTGACCCCCTTTGGCGATCTGCCCACCTTCATCACCGAGATGGTGAAAGCACCCCTCACCCTGGCGGGCACCTCCTATCCCGGCAGCGCGCTGGCCGTCCTGATGGAGCAGCTCCTGTGGTCCCTGGGCATCCACGGCTCTTCCATTGTCACGTCTGTCATGGAGCCCATCTGGCTCAACGCAAACCTTGAAAACCTGGCCGCCTTCCAGGCCGGCCTGCCCCTGCCCCACATCATCACCCAGACCTTTATCGAAAACCTCCTGTGGATCGGCGGCTCCGGCACCACTTTGCCTGTGGTCGTCTACATGCTGATTTTCGCCAAGTCCAAGACCCTCAAGCAGGTAGGCCGTCTGAGCATCGCCCCCGGCCTCTTCAATATCAATGAGCCGGTGGTCTTCGGCCTCCCCATCGTCATGAACCCGTTCCTGATGATTCCCTTCATCCTGTCCCCTCTGGTGGTGCTTACCATCTCCTATTTCGGCATGTTTTTAAACATATTCCCGCGCATGGCGGGACTCACCATCCCATGGACCACACCCTACTTAATCAGCGGATACCTGGCCACCGGCGCACACATCGGCGGTGTGATTTTACAGATATTAAACTTTGTGGTCGCTTTCCTCATCTGGCTTCCCTTTATCCGCAGCTGGGATAAGAGAAACCTGATCATGGAGGCCCAGGAAGTAGCCGTGTAACCCGGCGGATGGGAAAGGAGAGCGCACATGAGAGAGTTTTTGCAGCATCTTTTCACCCGTGAACGCACCGCGCGTATTTGGGCCGGACTCATAGACCTGGGGATCCTGGCCGTGCTTTTGGCCCTGTGCGCGCTCCTGACCGGGCAGCCAGACTTCAAGGGAGTGGCCGACTCGTTCCGTGCCGTCTCCGCCTTTACCGGCGATACCGCTGGGCTACAGAAGCTGGTCACCGCGAGTGCGCTCCAGTTTCAAGGGGCCTTTGTCCTCTGCCTCTGGACGGCCTTCCTGTACGAGGTTTTCTTTACACTCCTGCCAGGGGGCGGAACGCCGGGCAAGCGGCTGATGGGGTTGAGGCTTGTACCCGTCAAAAACGGGAGGAACTACCTCCTGACCGCATGGAAGGTTGTTGTCAGGAGCGGCGTGAAGTATTTGTCACTCTACCTCTTTCAGGGGTTCCCCTTTCTCATGTCCGTCCTCTACATCTTCGCCGACGAGCAGAACCGGGCTGGGCATGACCGAGCCGCCCGTTTGAAGGTGGTGCGGCGTTCCGCGGTCTCCGAGCCGCTGGTAAAACCGGTCTAGGAAAGGGAGAGAGTGCTGTTATGGTGAAACCACTACTGGTGGGGATCGACGGCGGGGGGACCAAGACCAGGGTGATGGCCCGCCGGGTCGGTGAGTTCAGACCGCTCCTGGACCGGGCCTACCCTGAGAGCAACTACCAGAGCATCGGTATGAGTGCCGTGACACGGGTTCTCGGCCTGATACTGGACGATTTGAGACCTTTTTTTCCGCCGGACCACAGAGAAGTCTCACTAGCCATGGGGATGGCGGGCATCGACCGGGAGAGCGACGTGGAGCTCTATCTCGCCGCCCTGCGGGAGCTGGGCTACGAGGGGCGGGCTGTCGCCTGCAACGACGCCCGCATCGCCCTGATGGGGGCCCACGGCGGCGATGTGGGAGCCATTGTGATCTGCGGCACCGGCTCCATCGCCACCGGCCTCACGGCGGATGGAAGAGAGCTCCGAGCCGGAGGCTGGGGCGCCTTGGCGGGCGACGAGGGCAGCGGATACCGTCTGGGTATCGAGGGCATCTCGGCGGTGTTTCGCGCCTACGACGGGAGCGGAGCTGAGACCGGGCTGACCCGGCAGCTCCTCGCCCTCTACGGAAAGACCACGGTCCCCGACCTGCTGGATGTGCTTGACGGCGGGGACGGCTTGCCCGTCCGCGCCGTTGCCGCCGCGGCCCGGCCCGTGCTGGAGCTCTCAGAGACCGATGGCGTCTGCCGGGAGATCGTCCGTCGGCAGGCCGCGGCTTTGGCTGGGGTGGCGGGCGCTCTCGCCTCCCGGATGGGCCGGCCGGATTTTCCGCTGGCCCTGATGGGGGGACTGCTGCGAAACGTCCCCGGCTATGCTGACCTCTTTTTAACAAATTTAAAATCGGCATACCCCGATATCAATATCACCTCTCCCCAGGGAGACGCGGCCCAGGGCGCATTGCTGCTGGCGGAGCGCCTTTACGGACAGGGGCGCTGGAA contains the following coding sequences:
- the celB gene encoding Cellobiose permease IIC component, encoding MKKLFEEKFFGIATKIANQRHLLAVRDGLVLAMPLLIVGSLFIIIGDFPLDAYQNFMMGLLGEGWSDFVWNDVFPATVNLLALIAVFGIAKSLVDSYEVDGMPAGVIALAAFFLINTMDAEAWAWNADLFGSGNLFVGMIVALLSGELYRVIVQKKLVIKLPGSVPPSVSRAFTSLVPALAILVSALVIKLLFRLTPFGDLPTFITEMVKAPLTLAGTSYPGSALAVLMEQLLWSLGIHGSSIVTSVMEPIWLNANLENLAAFQAGLPLPHIITQTFIENLLWIGGSGTTLPVVVYMLIFAKSKTLKQVGRLSIAPGLFNINEPVVFGLPIVMNPFLMIPFILSPLVVLTISYFGMFLNIFPRMAGLTIPWTTPYLISGYLATGAHIGGVILQILNFVVAFLIWLPFIRSWDKRNLIMEAQEVAV
- a CDS encoding putative RDD domain containing protein (Evidence 3 : Function proposed based on presence of conserved amino acid motif, structural feature or limited homology), whose translation is MREFLQHLFTRERTARIWAGLIDLGILAVLLALCALLTGQPDFKGVADSFRAVSAFTGDTAGLQKLVTASALQFQGAFVLCLWTAFLYEVFFTLLPGGGTPGKRLMGLRLVPVKNGRNYLLTAWKVVVRSGVKYLSLYLFQGFPFLMSVLYIFADEQNRAGHDRAARLKVVRRSAVSEPLVKPV
- a CDS encoding BadF/BadG/BcrA/BcrD ATPase family protein; translation: MVKPLLVGIDGGGTKTRVMARRVGEFRPLLDRAYPESNYQSIGMSAVTRVLGLILDDLRPFFPPDHREVSLAMGMAGIDRESDVELYLAALRELGYEGRAVACNDARIALMGAHGGDVGAIVICGTGSIATGLTADGRELRAGGWGALAGDEGSGYRLGIEGISAVFRAYDGSGAETGLTRQLLALYGKTTVPDLLDVLDGGDGLPVRAVAAAARPVLELSETDGVCREIVRRQAAALAGVAGALASRMGRPDFPLALMGGLLRNVPGYADLFLTNLKSAYPDINITSPQGDAAQGALLLAERLYGQGRWKGTDL